In the genome of Pempheris klunzingeri isolate RE-2024b chromosome 3, fPemKlu1.hap1, whole genome shotgun sequence, one region contains:
- the dusp5 gene encoding dual specificity protein phosphatase 5, whose protein sequence is MKVSSIDCRRLRKIIRKECGSCLIVDCRPYFSFTNSSIKGSVNANLNSVVVRRSRGGPVPPQFVIPDERALFRLREGSISAIVALDDRTSHWQKLKKDSVAQIVINTLSHLASGANICFLKGGYENFHSQYPELCTEVKTIDQSGTETEKRVHSHSERLSHHKPDYDQGKPVEILPFLYLGSAYHASRQDYLSDLHITALLNVSRRDMQAAKGHYDYKWIPVEDSHMADISSHFQEAIEFIDNVKQSGGKVLVHCEAGISRSPTICMAYIMRTQQLRLDAAFDIIKQRRAVISPNFSFMGQLLQFESEILSTAPAHATTPEPATPCAPESASFFANDFTTTFNTKNFEPSVFTLPTSCLQSPVHHQFKLSPITALP, encoded by the exons ATGAAAGTGTCCAGCATTGACTGCCGGCGTCTCAGGAAAATCATCAGGAAGGAGTGCGGTAGCTGCCTTATTGTGGATTGCCGACCTTACTTCTCATTCACGAACTCCAGCATCAAAGGCTCTGTCAATGCCAATCTCAACTCAGTGGTGGTCCGGAGGTCTCGAGGAGGGCCGGTGCCTCCGCAGTTCGTCATCCCGGATGAGCGAGCCCTGTTTCGGCTTCGGGAGGGGAGCATATCGGCTATCGTAGCTCTGGATGACCGGACGTCCCACTGGCAAAAGCTGAAAAAGGACAGTGTAGCACAAATAGTAATAAACACTCTGTCACATCTAGCAAGCGGAGCGAACATCTGCTTCCTGAAAG GAGGATACGAGAACTTCCACTCTCAATACCCTGAACTTTGCACTGAGGTGAAAACCATCGACCAGAGCGGAACTGAAACTGAGAAAAGAGTCCACAGCCACAGCGAGAGGCTTTCTCACCACAAACCAGATTACGATCAG GGTAAACCTGTAGAGATCCTGCCTTTCCTCTACCTCGGTAGTGCCTACCACGCCTCCAGACAGGACTATCTCAGCGACCTTCACATCACGGCCTTGCTCAACGTGTCACGCAGGGACATGCAGGCGGCCAAGGGCCACTACGACTACAAGTGGATCCCAGTGGAGGACAGCCACATGGCCGACATCAGCTCCCACTTCCAGGAGGCCATAGAGTTTATTG ATAACGTGAAGCAATCAGGGGGAAAGGTCCTGGTGCACTGCGAAGCAGGCATCTCACGCTCACCCACCATCTGCATGGCGTACATCATGAGGACGCAGCAGCTGCGGCTGGATGCGGCCTTCGACATCATCAAGCAGCGCCGGGCAGTCATCTCACCCAACTTCAGTTTCATGGGTCAGCTGCTGCAGTTCGAGTCAGAGATCCTCTCCACGGCCCCGGCTCATGCCACCACTCCTGAACCGGCCACACCCTGCGCCCCGGAGTCCGCCTCCTTTTTCGCCAACGACTTCACCACCACCTTCAACACCAAAAACTTTGAGCCATCTGTGTTCACCCTCCCTACCTCTTGCCTGCAGTCCCCGGTCCACCACCAGTTCAAACTGAGCCCAATAACTGCACTGCCTTAA